One Anaerolineae bacterium genomic window, ATGCGTTCGAAGAAATCGGGCAAGCGGATGCTTCCCTCTTTGTTGGTGACGAAGTCCGCGTCCTTGTATTTGCGCGCCAGCGGGCCGGCGACGGAGCTGGGGCAGTGGAGCCAGACCGCCAGCCCTCCGATCAGCCGGATGAAGATTCCCTCTTTCTGCGCGGCCTCGATAAGCCGCAGTGCTTCATCTTTTACATCATCTAACGTAGGAGCCATGGTTGTCGTCCAACCCTATTTCCCCTTCACGGAGAAGACATTGGTAGGGGGAGCTGGGGGCATAGGCCCCCAGCTCCGATCCAACCGGCGCTTATTCAACCGGAATTTCCTCGTACACCTTGTCGATATCAATGCCCTGCCGCTTGCGGTACGCCTTGAAGCCGAAGAACAGGATGGCCGCCAGCGCGTACATGCCCAGCATGAAGACAACCGAGCTGGTGTTGCGGTAGCTGATGCCGTACAGCCCGAGCGGGTCGAAGATCCACTCATAGAGCAGGAACAGCTCGAAGCCCAGGAAGATGATGCCGGCGACGGTGATGAGCGGGATGCCGGCGATCTTGTACTTGGCGATCGGCGAGGCGTTGTACAGTTCCGGCTTGCGGTACGGCAGGACAATAGCGGCGATGGTACTGCCCAGGTAGGTGATGGCGATAACCTCCGTGGAGCACAGCGTCAGCGTCTGGAAGTTGAAGATGTTCCAGGAGTACAGCGCGCCCACGATAAGGGATGGGATCACCATCAAGAGCAAGGCATTGATGGGCGTGCGGAAGCGCGGGTGAATGTCCGCCACCCATTCCGGCAGAAGGCGGTCAAAGGCCGCGGCGAAGATGACGCGGGTGGAGCTCAGGAAGACCGTGCCCGACCAGCCGAAGAACCACAGGCTCATCAGCAGGATGACGATGAACTGGATGACGCGGCTGTTGGTCAGCATGGCGGCGAAGAGGGCAGGATAGGGCCAGACCGGGATGGGCGGCGGGGTTTCGGTGTAGCCCCACATGTAGTTCCAGAAGGCGCCGTTGGCCTTCATGTAGAAGTCCCAGGTGATGGTCTTGTTGATGAGCACGAAGAGCACGATGCCCAGGGCGGTGGTGGCGATGAGGGCGTACCACATGCCGTAGAAGTTGCGCTTGAAGTCGGTGGCGCCGCGCACTTCACCGTAGAGGGTGGCACCCCAGTTCGGCCACAGGTTGAAGAAGACCATGTAGGGGATGGCCAGGAAGATGGGTGCCAGCGCCCAACCGCCGCCCCAGGTTTGGGCAGTGCCGGCCTCTTCGCCGGCGGCCAGGGTGGCTTCATACAGGCCGTCGCCCGGGGCACCGAATAACTGCGGGATCTGCGCCTCCAGGTTGGCCTTGAACGCCGCCGGGTTCCCGATCAGCAGGAGGAGGAAGACCAGCAGTAAGCCGATGAGGCCGCCGATGAAGCAGGCTTTCTGCAGACGAGCATAGTTGCGCATGCCCATGGCGATGTAGACGAAGACGAAGGCACAGACGATCACCACGCTGATGAATCCACCCTCAGGCGTTTGGGTGAACCACAGCGCCGGCCCCTGCGCGCCGAGGATGGCCAGCAGTGGGGTGATGACCTCATAGCGCAGCATGTCGGCGTAGAGCGGCACCCAGTACCAGAGGATGAACCACCAGCCGGTGACCGCCAGGATGAAGCCCACGCCGCCGCCCAGGATGCGGCTCTGCCAGACGTAGTCGCCGCCGGCACGGGGCATCACCGCGATCAGGGCCGCATACACGATACACTCGAACGAGATGAAGAACCCGGAAACCAGCAAAGCACCGATCAGGTTGCCATCGAGGTAGTACATCTGGGAGAAGATGTACAGCCCCAGGGTGATGAGGTTGATCGAGAAGAAGGCGTAGATGAACGCGTCGGTGACGGACCAGGCACGCACCAGGCCGGTCGCAGCACGGACGAACAGGGTGGACGATTGCTGTCGTTCCATTTTGCCGACTCTCCTTTCCTTCCCGAAGCCTGCTTAGGGTGGTGGAATGACGAAAGAATGAGAGACCGTGGTACTGCCGTTCGGACGAACAAGGGTATTCTGCGGGCCATCACCTCCTTTCCGGAGAAAGCACACTCATATTATAGCATAATCCTCACGCGCCGAACCCTCGAAATATGCGCCGGCATCAACCTGTGGTGAGCAAGTAGGATTTGATCTTGCCCTTGTTCAGGGTGATAACGGCGCCCAGGAGCCGGCCTTGCTCGTACATACTGCCGGGGTTGATGCACAGCGTGCGGCCGATGCGGGCCGTGCCCTTCCCCTCATGGATATGCCCGAACAGTCCCAGCAGGGGCTGATATTTCTCGATAATTTCGCGCACCGCGGTACTGCCAACGGGGACCAGCGCCCGACCGCCCAGCTTGGGCTTCAGGTCAGGGGTCAGTTCCGGCGCCTCGTCCAGATTGCTGTTGTAGGGCGGCACATGGAAGTTGAAGACGGCGGTCTCCGGCTTGCTGAGCTTTTTGACGATGGACTCCAGGCGCTCCTTCAGCTTGGGCTCCTCTTCCTCGCGGTAGGTATGCCAGGGGGTGATGTTGCTCCAGCCGGAGCTGACCATCTCGTGATACTCATCCAGCGGGATCACCTCGCCCTCGGCCAGGTGGACGTGCTTGGAGGCGCGGATGATATCGTCAATCTCGAACATGTCGTCGTTGCCTGGGGCGACGTAACAGCGGATGCCGGTGCCCTCGAGCTTTTCGTCGGCATATTCCATCCAGGCCTGGACGGTTTTGAGCACTTCCTGGTGGAACAGCTCGTCCACCTTTTCGGGGTGCTGTTCCAGCTCGCGGATTTCATCGGGGTTGGTGACGTAGGGATAGTAGCCGCGGCTTTTCACCTGCTTGATCATCTGCTCCACTTCCTCCTGGCCGTGGAGCTCAAACTGCTGTTCCAGGAGCGTGGCGATATACTTGTCTCCTCCCTGGTGCACGATGGGCACGATGGCCTTGCCGGTCATGTCGCCGCCGAGGATGATGATGTCCGCGTTGTAGAATTTGCCGGCGTTGATGAATTTCTTCCAGCAAATGTCAGAACCATGGACATCCGTCGCGAAAAAGATCGTGGTCACTCTTCCCTCCAAACAGAAATGGTCTCCGAGCAAGCCCGGGTACTGCCGAGTAATAGTGTGCTAGAAAAATATCTGTGATATACTACACAATCCACGCGAATCCGCCCTGCGGGGCCGGCCGGCTATACCTGGGCCCGCACCTGGCTCCAGAAGTCCAACACGTGCCGTTCCATCACCTGATATGCGAGATGGGGATCGCGTTTGCGCAGGGCGTTGAGCAGTTCCCAGTGCTGGGACTGGATCTCATCGGCGCCGGCGGCCGGGTTGGGCGCCAGACGCCAGATGCGCGCCGTCAGGTCATAAAGCCAGCGCACGCCGTCGATCAGGAACTTGTTGTTGGTGGCCTCCGAGATGATCTTGTGCACCAAGCGGTCGCTTTCCATGAGCCGGCCCACAAAATCGGCGGAATGCCGATCCTCTGCCATACGAATGGCATCTTCCAAGGCGGCGAGCTGGACGTCGGTGATACGCTCCGCCGCCAGCCGCGCGGCCCATGTCTCTATGGGGATGCGAGCTTCGAAGATTTGTTTGAGGTCGGTGACGCTGATTTCCGAGACGTACATCCCGCGCCGGGGTTGGATCACCACCAGGTCGTCGCGCGCCAGACGCTGCAGAGCCTCTCGAATGGGGGTACGGCCGATGCCCAACTCCTGGATCAGCTCCGCCTCGCGGAGCACTTTCCCCGGGGGATATTCCAGGCTGACGATCTTGGCTTTCAGGATGTTGTAGGCTCGCTCTGTCTGTGAGATCATCGGGAGAGTCCCTATGGGTGCCGGCAATCATCGGCACCCCTCGGCTAATGTATTAATAATATATCACAGGTCGCCGAAAATGTCAACTGCCGTCATATTACATGAACGGGAGAGAACGTTCCGACCTTCTTCCGCCACCCCATTGACAAGCGGCGGGTTTTGGGATATGCTAAAGGTAGAAGCATCGCCGGCATGTTGGAAGCTGGAAGTACAGCGAAGCGTTTGTTGCGGAAAAGGGTACTGCAAGGGGGCAGGCCGGCTCCAGGAGGTGGACCATGGCGAACCTGGCGCAGGTGGAAGAGCGTTTGCGGCAAATGGGCTGTCCCCGCTGTTACTCCATGCGGCTCGAGGTCTGCGTCCAATTGGAGACGGAGAACGGACTCCCACGCATCCTCGTGATATGCCAGCAGTGCGGCTTCCGCTTTGAGACCAACGGCGAGGCCCTGACCTGGGAAGATCTGGAAAAGCGGGTGGAGCGGGAAGTGCGCCGCAAAGGCTGTCCGCGCTGTGGGAGTCACCTCCTGGAGCTGAATTTCCGCTGTTCGCTGGAAACGCGGCGAAGTTTTCACGTAGCCACCTGTCAGGAATGTGGGGCGGTGTTTATCGTGGAGAGACAGCTCGATGAACCGCGGCCGGGCATTTTTGATGTGTGATGGGAGGAAGGCATGAGGGGTTCCATACGGGTTGGGAAGCTGTTCGGCATCCCGCTGTTCATTCACTACACGTGGTTCGTTATCGTGGCGCTGATCACCGTCTCGTTCGCCACGGTGAATTATCCGCGCCAGTACCCGGGCTGGCCGGCGGTCTCCTACTGGCTGGCCGGCCTCCTGACCGCGCTCCTGTTGTTCGCCTCGGTGTTGATCCACGAGCTTTCCCACAGCCTGGTGTCGCGGGCGCAGGGGGTGCCGGTGGACAGCATCACGCTGTTTATCTTCGGCGGCGTGGCGAACATCCGCGAGGAGCCTAGAAAGGCGCGCCATGAACTGTTGATGGCGGCCGCCGGCCCCGCCTCTTCCCTGCTCCTGGCCCTGCTCCTGGGGATTGTGGCGCTGGCGGCGCCGGCGCGCTCCTTCGTGGCCGGCCTGGCGCGTACCCTGGCCCTCATTAACTTGTGGGTGGGGCTGTTCAACCTGATCCCCGGCTTTCCCCTCGACGGCGGGCGCGTTCTGCGCTCCCTCATCTGGTGGGGCAGTAACGATATCGTGCAGTCCACCCGCATTGCCTCCATCATCGGGCGGGTCATCGCCACACTGATGATCATCAGCGGGTTCCTGGTGGCCATCTTCCTGGGCGATTGGGTGAGCGGGTTATGGCTGGTGTTCATCGGCTGGTTCCTGGATAATGCGGCCGTGCAGAGCTATCAGCAGTTGCTGTTGCGGGAGGCGCTCGCCGGCGTCACCGCCCGCCAGCTCATGAGTCCCCTCTGCCCAACCATCGAGGACGACCCGGACCTCCAGACCGTGGTGGATGAGTTTGTGCTGGGCACCGGCCAGCGCTGTCTGTTCATCTCGCGCGGCAACCGTTTGGCCGGCTTGCTGACCCTGCACCATATCAAGAACGTGCCGAAGGAGCGTTGGCGGGAGACGCACGTCTCTGAGGTGATGACTCCCTCGTCCGAAATCAAGTCGGTGGATATCAATCAGAGCGCTCTGAACATTCTGCGCACCATGGACGAGGCCAACGTCAACCAGATCCCGGTGGTGGATGGGGAGCGCATGGTGGGCATCATCACCCGCGAGCATCTCCTGCATTATATCCGCAACCGCATTGAGCTGGGGTTATAGCGCCGGCGAGAGAGGTGGCGCGTGACGGATGAGGAAGGGCTGGCGCGCTGGCGCGAACACCGTCTGTCCCTTGTCCTTCTGCTGTTGATATATCTCAATTTGACATGGTCCATTCAGGGCGCCCGCTGGGCAGAGGGCCTGCACATTTTGCCCTGGGTGGTCCTGGGAGCAGTGGTGCTCGGCTTCATGCTGGCCATCAGCCGCTGGCCGGCGCGCGCCGCCCACGGCTATATCCTCTTCGTCGGCCTTATCGCCAACAGCCTCCTGCTCTGCACCCTGGTATCCCCGGAGCTGTCGTGGCAGGATCGCCTGATCGAGGTTGGCCTGCGGCTCTATCACTGGCTCATGGTCCTGCTGGGGGGCGGGACCAGCTATGACAACCTGGTGTTCGTGGCTGAGCTGACGCTCCTGCTCTGGCTTGTCGGCTACGTCTCCGTCTGGCAGTATTTCCGCCACGGCCGGCTGTGGTGGGCCCTGTTCCCGCCCACCGCCGGCCTCATGTTCAATCTCTATTACGCCCCGCCGGAGCTGATGCCCTATTTCATGATTCATCTGGGGCTGTGCCTCCTGCTCCTTATCCGGCACCGCCTGCACCAACGGCAGGGGGAATGGCAGAAGGCACGCATCTTGGCCGGCGATGAGGCACGCTTCGACATCATCCGCGACGGGCTGGTCATCGCGCTCCTGGCCCTGCTCCTGGCCTGGACGCTCCCCGGCGCCCAGCAGGTGAAGGCCCTGGCGCGCTTCGGTGAGCGTCTGGAGCGGCCGGTGCGTACGGTCAAGGAGGAGTGGAACCGGCTGTTCGCCTCCCTCCAGCGCTACGGCACCGGCCGGGAGCTGACCTTCGGGCCGACCAAACTGCTGGCCGGCGAGGTGCAGTTGACCGACGCACCCATCGCCGATATCCAGGCGGCGGAGGGGCGCTACTGGGTGGCGGCGGCCTACGATTATTACGGCGGACGAGGCTGGGCGGCGACTTATACCGATCGTGGGCCGCTCGGGGAGCGTTCCTCGCCCATGGCAGAGCCGCCGTATCAGATGCGCAGGAAGGTGGAGCAGGT contains:
- a CDS encoding metallophosphoesterase, with translation MTTIFFATDVHGSDICWKKFINAGKFYNADIIILGGDMTGKAIVPIVHQGGDKYIATLLEQQFELHGQEEVEQMIKQVKSRGYYPYVTNPDEIRELEQHPEKVDELFHQEVLKTVQAWMEYADEKLEGTGIRCYVAPGNDDMFEIDDIIRASKHVHLAEGEVIPLDEYHEMVSSGWSNITPWHTYREEEEPKLKERLESIVKKLSKPETAVFNFHVPPYNSNLDEAPELTPDLKPKLGGRALVPVGSTAVREIIEKYQPLLGLFGHIHEGKGTARIGRTLCINPGSMYEQGRLLGAVITLNKGKIKSYLLTTG
- a CDS encoding GntR family transcriptional regulator; amino-acid sequence: MISQTERAYNILKAKIVSLEYPPGKVLREAELIQELGIGRTPIREALQRLARDDLVVIQPRRGMYVSEISVTDLKQIFEARIPIETWAARLAAERITDVQLAALEDAIRMAEDRHSADFVGRLMESDRLVHKIISEATNNKFLIDGVRWLYDLTARIWRLAPNPAAGADEIQSQHWELLNALRKRDPHLAYQVMERHVLDFWSQVRAQV
- a CDS encoding site-2 protease family protein, with the translated sequence MRGSIRVGKLFGIPLFIHYTWFVIVALITVSFATVNYPRQYPGWPAVSYWLAGLLTALLLFASVLIHELSHSLVSRAQGVPVDSITLFIFGGVANIREEPRKARHELLMAAAGPASSLLLALLLGIVALAAPARSFVAGLARTLALINLWVGLFNLIPGFPLDGGRVLRSLIWWGSNDIVQSTRIASIIGRVIATLMIISGFLVAIFLGDWVSGLWLVFIGWFLDNAAVQSYQQLLLREALAGVTARQLMSPLCPTIEDDPDLQTVVDEFVLGTGQRCLFISRGNRLAGLLTLHHIKNVPKERWRETHVSEVMTPSSEIKSVDINQSALNILRTMDEANVNQIPVVDGERMVGIITREHLLHYIRNRIELGL
- a CDS encoding APC family permease; this encodes MERQQSSTLFVRAATGLVRAWSVTDAFIYAFFSINLITLGLYIFSQMYYLDGNLIGALLVSGFFISFECIVYAALIAVMPRAGGDYVWQSRILGGGVGFILAVTGWWFILWYWVPLYADMLRYEVITPLLAILGAQGPALWFTQTPEGGFISVVIVCAFVFVYIAMGMRNYARLQKACFIGGLIGLLLVFLLLLIGNPAAFKANLEAQIPQLFGAPGDGLYEATLAAGEEAGTAQTWGGGWALAPIFLAIPYMVFFNLWPNWGATLYGEVRGATDFKRNFYGMWYALIATTALGIVLFVLINKTITWDFYMKANGAFWNYMWGYTETPPPIPVWPYPALFAAMLTNSRVIQFIVILLMSLWFFGWSGTVFLSSTRVIFAAAFDRLLPEWVADIHPRFRTPINALLLMVIPSLIVGALYSWNIFNFQTLTLCSTEVIAITYLGSTIAAIVLPYRKPELYNASPIAKYKIAGIPLITVAGIIFLGFELFLLYEWIFDPLGLYGISYRNTSSVVFMLGMYALAAILFFGFKAYRKRQGIDIDKVYEEIPVE